A stretch of Ligilactobacillus faecis DNA encodes these proteins:
- the lysA gene encoding diaminopimelate decarboxylase produces the protein MTITTGKTGHLTIGGVDAVALAHKYQTPLVVYDVASIKEQIKRFKQVFEEQGVAYEVSYASKAFCALAIYQVIAELDCHTDVVSGGELATALKAGFPAEKISFHGNNKSMAELEFAVKAGVGAIIVDNFYEIELLKQVLQEQKATAKVILRVTPGISAHTHEYDQTGQVDSKFGFDLASGQADQALEELLKLEQIEVLGLHAHIGSQIFEVGGFELVGQKLMEVAHAWTQKYGYVAKVINVGGGFGIKYTAEDTPLAPEKFVEQIVKVIKQKANEFQMEVPEIWIEPGRSIVGPAGYSLYTVGSRKDLPDHLSYLAVDGGMGDNIRPALYQAKYTAVLANDPLKTATTTVRLAGKYCESGDILVAKAALPETKPGDIVALLATGAYGYAMASNYNRNPRPAVVFVEDGKDKLVIKRETYADLLALDLPYK, from the coding sequence ATGACGATCACGACAGGTAAGACAGGACATTTAACTATTGGAGGGGTTGATGCTGTGGCTTTAGCCCATAAATATCAAACGCCACTTGTCGTTTACGATGTCGCTTCGATCAAAGAGCAGATCAAACGTTTCAAACAAGTTTTTGAAGAACAAGGAGTAGCATACGAGGTGAGCTATGCAAGTAAAGCCTTTTGTGCACTGGCGATCTATCAAGTGATCGCAGAGTTAGATTGTCATACAGATGTTGTTTCTGGAGGCGAGCTAGCAACAGCTCTAAAAGCAGGTTTTCCGGCGGAAAAGATCAGTTTTCATGGGAATAATAAATCAATGGCAGAACTAGAATTTGCAGTCAAAGCTGGTGTTGGGGCCATCATCGTTGATAATTTTTATGAGATCGAACTTTTAAAGCAAGTCTTGCAAGAACAAAAGGCGACCGCTAAAGTTATTTTGCGAGTGACACCTGGGATCTCAGCACATACGCATGAATACGATCAAACTGGTCAAGTCGATAGTAAATTTGGCTTTGATCTTGCTTCTGGGCAAGCAGATCAAGCTTTAGAAGAACTCTTAAAACTTGAGCAGATCGAAGTTTTAGGACTTCATGCCCATATCGGTTCGCAGATCTTTGAAGTTGGTGGTTTTGAATTAGTTGGTCAAAAGCTGATGGAAGTTGCCCATGCTTGGACTCAAAAATACGGTTACGTTGCAAAAGTCATCAATGTTGGTGGTGGCTTTGGGATCAAGTATACAGCTGAAGATACGCCATTAGCCCCTGAAAAATTTGTTGAACAGATCGTAAAAGTGATCAAGCAAAAGGCGAACGAATTTCAAATGGAAGTGCCTGAAATCTGGATCGAGCCAGGACGTTCGATCGTAGGCCCAGCCGGGTATAGCTTATATACAGTTGGCTCACGCAAAGATCTTCCTGATCACTTATCATATCTTGCTGTTGATGGTGGGATGGGTGATAATATCCGACCTGCATTATATCAAGCTAAATATACAGCGGTCTTAGCTAATGATCCGTTAAAAACTGCGACAACGACAGTGCGTTTAGCTGGTAAATATTGCGAATCAGGTGATATTTTGGTAGCAAAAGCTGCGCTACCTGAAACAAAGCCAGGTGATATCGTCGCTTTACTTGCAACAGGGGCTTACGGGTATGCGATGGCTTCAAATTATAATCGTAATCCTCGTCCTGCAGTTGTTTTTGTAGAAGATGGAAAAGATAAGTTAGTGATCAAACGCGAAACGTATGCTGATCTACTAGCATTAGATCTTCCCTATAAATAA
- a CDS encoding N-acetyldiaminopimelate deacetylase gives MGLTEKQLRQIYQDLHQIPELALEEYQTKAYLTKVIRSFDQSFLEIYEPEVLPTALLVLVKGFDPERTIGYRADIDALPVEEKTGLAYASLHPGVMHACGHDVHMTVALGLLAHFAEKRPKDNMLFFFQPAEESKNGGKLAYEAGIFQGKWRPDEFYGLHDAPELPAGAIGCNLGTLFAGTTEVDITLTGKGGHAAYPQKANDMVVCASELIVAAQTIVARNVDPTQGGVLTFGELKAGTIRNVIAGEAQIKGTIRGMTQEMITLLQRRLKILAEGIAQSFEAKLDLRLEQGGYLPVENDEKLTRFLIEYAKKTPTLEFIETTPKMTGEDFGYLLSKIPGTMFWLGVNAKASLHSAHLAPDQTALAKGVIAISGFLEARMQAKEV, from the coding sequence ATGGGATTAACAGAAAAACAGCTAAGGCAGATCTATCAAGATCTTCATCAAATACCAGAATTAGCGCTAGAAGAGTATCAGACAAAAGCTTATTTAACTAAAGTCATTCGCTCATTTGACCAAAGCTTTTTAGAGATCTATGAGCCAGAAGTTTTGCCAACCGCGCTTTTAGTTTTAGTCAAAGGGTTTGATCCTGAAAGGACGATCGGCTACCGGGCCGATATCGATGCTTTACCAGTTGAAGAAAAAACAGGATTAGCGTATGCGTCGCTTCATCCAGGGGTAATGCATGCTTGTGGTCACGATGTGCATATGACAGTTGCTTTAGGACTTTTAGCGCATTTTGCAGAAAAAAGACCTAAAGATAATATGCTTTTCTTTTTTCAACCAGCAGAAGAAAGTAAAAATGGGGGTAAACTAGCTTATGAAGCTGGCATTTTTCAAGGTAAGTGGCGACCTGATGAATTTTATGGTCTACATGATGCGCCTGAACTACCAGCTGGTGCGATCGGGTGCAATTTAGGCACGCTTTTTGCAGGCACGACTGAAGTTGATATCACTTTGACTGGCAAAGGTGGTCATGCAGCCTATCCACAAAAGGCAAATGATATGGTCGTTTGTGCAAGTGAATTGATCGTGGCTGCGCAAACGATCGTAGCTAGAAATGTTGATCCGACCCAAGGGGGGGTCTTGACTTTTGGGGAACTAAAAGCTGGAACGATCAGAAATGTGATCGCTGGTGAAGCTCAGATCAAAGGTACGATCAGAGGAATGACCCAAGAGATGATCACCTTGCTACAAAGACGTTTAAAAATTTTAGCTGAAGGGATCGCGCAAAGTTTTGAAGCTAAATTAGACCTGCGGCTTGAACAAGGAGGCTATTTACCCGTTGAAAATGATGAGAAATTGACGCGCTTTTTGATCGAATATGCTAAAAAAACACCAACACTCGAATTTATTGAGACAACACCCAAAATGACAGGCGAGGATTTTGGCTACCTACTTTCTAAGATCCCTGGAACGATGTTTTGGTTAGGTGTAAATGCGAAAGCTTCGTTACATAGTGCGCATTTAGCCCCAGACCAAACCGCGCTAGCTAAAGGCGTCATTGCGATCAGTGGCTTTTTAGAAGCAAGAATGCAAGCAAAGGAAGTGTAA
- a CDS encoding nucleoside hydrolase has protein sequence MAKCKMILDLDTGIDDALAIAYALASEECDLIGIVGSYGNILVEDGVQNSLDLLELLGRPDVPVYTGLSHASTKDNFEVMPISALIHGKNGIGEVELKKADRTPETLPGVDFLIEAAHKYGKDLVIVPTGPLTNLAAAIKKDPTIVDLIGKVTLMGGALTVPGNVSPVTEANINQDPEAADEVFRSKLPLTMIGLDVTTRTLLTPKETQQWRDLKTLSGEKYADLTDYYINAYKVANAHLAGCALHDPLAVAAAIDPTLVTTLDLNMKVDTEGPYAGRTIGDETRINEPALTTKAAVNVDKERFVARFMERLTKLFSEH, from the coding sequence ATGGCAAAATGTAAAATGATCCTTGATCTTGATACTGGGATCGATGACGCGTTAGCGATCGCCTATGCACTTGCATCAGAAGAATGCGATCTGATCGGGATCGTTGGTTCTTACGGAAATATCCTTGTTGAAGATGGAGTCCAAAATAGTCTTGACTTACTTGAGTTGCTAGGTCGCCCTGATGTTCCGGTTTATACGGGTCTTTCCCATGCTTCAACTAAAGATAACTTTGAAGTTATGCCGATCAGCGCTTTGATCCACGGGAAAAACGGGATCGGTGAAGTTGAACTCAAAAAAGCTGACCGTACGCCCGAAACACTTCCAGGTGTTGATTTCTTGATCGAAGCTGCACACAAATATGGTAAAGATCTTGTGATCGTTCCAACTGGTCCATTGACAAACTTAGCCGCTGCGATCAAAAAAGATCCAACGATCGTTGATCTGATCGGAAAAGTCACCTTGATGGGTGGCGCTTTGACTGTCCCAGGTAACGTTTCACCAGTGACCGAAGCCAATATCAATCAAGATCCTGAAGCTGCCGATGAAGTTTTCCGTAGCAAACTACCATTGACGATGATCGGCTTAGACGTTACGACAAGGACTTTACTTACACCTAAAGAAACTCAACAATGGCGTGACTTAAAGACACTTTCAGGTGAAAAATATGCTGATTTGACTGACTACTATATCAATGCTTATAAAGTCGCTAATGCTCACCTTGCTGGATGTGCGCTTCACGATCCTTTAGCCGTAGCTGCTGCGATCGATCCAACCTTGGTGACAACGCTTGACTTAAATATGAAAGTCGATACCGAAGGACCTTATGCTGGTCGGACGATCGGCGATGAAACACGGATCAACGAACCTGCATTGACGACTAAAGCAGCTGTCAATGTTGATAAAGAACGTTTTGTAGCACGCTTTATGGAACGCTTGACAAAATTATTCAGTGAACACTAG
- the dapF gene encoding diaminopimelate epimerase — protein MRLQKVHGSQNSFFILDQTLLKQPLTEQELIALTKKLTATNTGILGGADGVLCIEAPTSKNALAKMRVINTDGSEASMCGNGLRTVARYLADKYQREHFLVETLQADLAVSKEPELAPDVPAFGVEISPIHFEKHYLPFDNLGADKIIDRPLREFDPSAKIRFSILAVPNPHLIGFVPDIKASATLLEQLGQKLNRPNPYFTDGVNVNFAEVLGPKKLFVRTYERGVGFTNACGTGMSATSLAFHLSFPELCPLNEEITVFNPGGMVKTKVSQTEGIYKLQLIGNATVTHLIDVDEQALYQNDVTSKNCTITETSEQAAYLDFIQRS, from the coding sequence ATGCGTCTTCAAAAAGTTCATGGTTCACAAAATAGTTTCTTTATTCTCGATCAAACTTTGCTTAAGCAACCTTTGACTGAGCAAGAATTGATCGCATTAACTAAGAAATTAACTGCTACGAATACGGGGATCTTAGGCGGAGCTGACGGTGTCTTATGCATCGAAGCGCCTACAAGCAAAAATGCTCTTGCCAAAATGCGAGTGATCAATACAGATGGTAGTGAAGCATCGATGTGTGGCAATGGTTTGCGTACTGTCGCACGTTATTTAGCTGACAAATATCAGCGCGAGCATTTTTTAGTCGAGACATTGCAAGCTGACCTAGCTGTTAGTAAAGAACCTGAACTAGCCCCCGATGTCCCAGCCTTTGGAGTCGAGATCTCACCGATCCATTTTGAGAAGCATTATCTTCCATTTGATAACTTAGGGGCAGACAAGATCATTGATCGTCCCCTGCGAGAATTTGACCCTAGCGCAAAGATCCGCTTTTCGATCTTAGCTGTCCCTAATCCGCATTTGATCGGGTTTGTGCCTGATATCAAAGCATCAGCTACTCTATTAGAACAGCTCGGACAGAAATTGAACCGTCCTAACCCATATTTTACTGATGGCGTCAATGTTAATTTTGCTGAGGTCTTAGGCCCTAAAAAACTTTTCGTGCGTACTTACGAACGTGGCGTAGGTTTTACAAATGCTTGTGGAACAGGTATGTCAGCAACAAGTTTAGCCTTTCATCTTAGCTTTCCAGAACTTTGCCCATTAAACGAGGAGATCACCGTTTTTAATCCTGGTGGGATGGTCAAAACAAAAGTGAGCCAAACAGAGGGAATTTATAAATTACAACTTATCGGAAATGCAACTGTCACTCATCTGATCGATGTCGATGAGCAAGCACTCTATCAAAACGATGTTACCTCAAAAAACTGTACGATCACTGAAACAAGTGAACAAGCAGCTTACTTAGATTTTATTCAGAGATCATAG
- the dapA gene encoding 4-hydroxy-tetrahydrodipicolinate synthase has product MELNQAEIITALVTPFDSQNHLDLTVLKHLTKHLVQTGSQGFVIGGTTGETPTLTHAEKLTLYQKFSQFVPADLPVIAGCGTNNTQATLEFINEVAQIERIDYALVVVPYYNKPDQDGMKAHFEYLNEHSKLPIIIYNIPGRTGVKMEKETIVELAQLEKIVGIKQCGPLEDLRYILEKTEDFVVFTGEDAQALAAKELGATGVISVAAHIYGKEMTKMYRLLATGEVAKAKSLQEKLLPKMQALFMYPSPSPVKAVLKAQGFAVGGLRLPLLALNKEKKANLAQALGLAKDALEHELSLELEVK; this is encoded by the coding sequence TTGGAATTAAATCAAGCAGAGATCATCACCGCCTTAGTGACACCATTTGACAGTCAAAATCACCTTGATCTAACAGTTTTAAAACATTTGACCAAACATTTAGTTCAAACTGGGAGCCAAGGATTTGTGATCGGAGGAACGACAGGTGAGACCCCAACGTTGACGCATGCAGAGAAGTTGACGTTGTATCAAAAGTTTAGTCAGTTTGTACCTGCAGATCTACCAGTGATCGCGGGCTGTGGTACTAACAATACGCAAGCGACCCTGGAATTTATCAATGAAGTTGCCCAGATCGAACGGATCGATTACGCTTTAGTCGTTGTGCCTTACTATAATAAGCCAGACCAAGATGGTATGAAAGCGCACTTTGAGTATTTGAATGAACATAGTAAATTACCGATCATTATTTATAATATTCCAGGACGAACAGGCGTTAAGATGGAAAAAGAAACGATCGTGGAACTTGCTCAACTTGAAAAGATCGTCGGGATCAAGCAATGTGGTCCGTTAGAAGATCTACGTTATATTTTAGAGAAGACAGAAGACTTTGTAGTTTTTACTGGTGAAGATGCTCAGGCATTAGCGGCTAAAGAATTAGGTGCAACAGGAGTTATTTCAGTAGCAGCCCATATTTATGGTAAAGAGATGACTAAGATGTATCGCTTATTGGCAACAGGTGAAGTCGCTAAAGCAAAAAGCTTACAAGAAAAGCTCTTACCTAAGATGCAAGCGTTGTTCATGTACCCTTCTCCTAGCCCAGTCAAAGCTGTTTTAAAAGCCCAAGGTTTTGCCGTTGGCGGGTTACGTTTGCCGTTACTAGCTTTAAACAAAGAAAAGAAAGCAAATTTAGCACAAGCTTTAGGCTTAGCTAAAGATGCGTTAGAACATGAATTATCATTAGAATTAGAGGTAAAGTGA
- the dapB gene encoding 4-hydroxy-tetrahydrodipicolinate reductase: MVKILVAGFSGSMGQQVLQLIEKTPEFELVAVYAPQASEKDRARYNLKETVKIYSHLEEIERQADVWVDFTTPTAVYENVSFALEHGMAPVVGTTGLTDEQVQTLQALAQTKGLGGLIAPNFGMSAVLLMKFAKEAAKYFPDVEIIEMHHADKKDAPSGTALSTAKEIAKNRLPHHQGAPTEVETLANVRGGDYQGIKLHSVRLPGYVAHEQVLFGGKGEALTIRQDSFERSSFMGGVKVALEKVLELDQLVVGLENIL, from the coding sequence ATGGTCAAGATCTTAGTTGCCGGTTTTTCTGGTTCGATGGGTCAACAAGTTTTGCAGTTGATCGAAAAAACACCTGAATTTGAATTAGTTGCAGTTTATGCGCCACAAGCATCTGAAAAAGATCGAGCTCGTTATAATTTAAAAGAGACAGTCAAGATCTATTCGCATTTAGAGGAGATCGAGCGTCAAGCCGATGTCTGGGTCGATTTTACGACACCAACGGCAGTTTATGAAAATGTTTCATTTGCTTTGGAACACGGGATGGCACCGGTTGTCGGAACGACTGGTCTGACTGATGAGCAAGTCCAGACACTACAGGCATTAGCTCAGACTAAAGGTCTTGGTGGATTGATCGCGCCTAACTTTGGGATGTCTGCGGTCCTTTTGATGAAGTTTGCAAAAGAAGCTGCGAAATATTTCCCTGATGTTGAGATCATCGAAATGCACCATGCAGATAAAAAGGATGCTCCTTCAGGGACGGCATTGAGTACTGCTAAAGAGATCGCTAAAAATCGTCTTCCCCACCATCAAGGGGCGCCGACCGAAGTCGAAACACTTGCCAATGTACGCGGGGGAGATTATCAAGGGATCAAGCTCCACTCAGTTCGTTTACCAGGATACGTTGCTCACGAGCAAGTTTTGTTTGGTGGGAAAGGTGAAGCTTTGACGATCCGACAAGATTCATTTGAGCGCAGTTCATTTATGGGTGGTGTCAAAGTAGCTTTGGAAAAAGTTTTAGAGTTAGATCAGCTTGTAGTTGGTTTAGAAAATATTTTGTAA
- a CDS encoding DUF3013 family protein, which translates to MEKIDLLTFLEDESEQLDFDGQVEVFWDKKHKLFEIELTFYAENKSGQVIEDVAGVSSEEPIISFSDSILLYSKETPVEFEATDYLVCLPYAGKKGWTLAEGKAFFSYLQVVLDNGSSDLLDFLNDSMTDVFELTWSNVEFEKFILDAKKHTPNGQLPYPKF; encoded by the coding sequence ATGGAAAAAATAGATCTTTTGACTTTTCTAGAAGATGAAAGCGAACAATTAGATTTTGACGGTCAAGTCGAAGTCTTTTGGGATAAAAAGCATAAACTTTTTGAGATCGAATTGACTTTTTATGCTGAAAATAAAAGTGGCCAAGTGATCGAAGATGTCGCTGGGGTCAGTTCAGAAGAACCGATCATCTCATTTAGTGATAGTATTTTATTATATTCAAAAGAGACTCCGGTCGAGTTTGAGGCTACAGACTATTTAGTTTGTTTACCGTATGCTGGTAAAAAAGGTTGGACTTTAGCAGAAGGTAAAGCGTTCTTTAGTTATTTACAAGTTGTTTTAGATAATGGAAGTTCTGATCTTTTAGATTTCTTAAATGATTCAATGACAGATGTTTTTGAACTCACCTGGTCAAATGTTGAATTTGAAAAATTTATTTTAGATGCTAAAAAACATACGCCTAACGGGCAGTTACCTTATCCAAAATTTTAA
- a CDS encoding aspartate-semialdehyde dehydrogenase: protein MREYTVAILGATGAVGTRLLEQLEKSTIPVKELKLLASKRSVGKKLRFKGQQIAVSEATPDAFTGVDLVLASAGGAVSKRLLPEAVKRGAVCVDNTSAFRMEKEVPLVVPEVNEEALKEHRGIIANPNCSTIQMVVALEPIRQKYGLKQVIVSTYQAASGAGQSALEAMKTEARNYLSGQEMHGEVFPVKSEPKHYPLAFNLLPQIDVFEEDGYTHEEWKMIHETKKIMSGEMNDPTLKVTATCVRVPVVIGHGESVYFTTKTPDVTVKDLRALLEVAPGVVVQDDPKQQLYPQPLTAEGSRATYVGRLRADHENPGSFNMWVVSDNLLKGAAWNTVQIAERLVANELVSVPEDPYLG from the coding sequence ATGAGAGAATATACAGTTGCGATCTTAGGAGCGACCGGTGCAGTCGGGACTCGCTTATTAGAACAGTTAGAAAAATCAACGATCCCAGTCAAAGAGCTTAAATTACTGGCTTCAAAACGTTCAGTCGGAAAAAAATTGCGTTTCAAAGGTCAACAGATCGCAGTTTCTGAAGCAACACCAGATGCATTTACTGGTGTTGACCTAGTTTTAGCTTCGGCTGGCGGAGCTGTTTCGAAGCGCCTTTTACCCGAAGCAGTCAAACGTGGTGCTGTTTGTGTTGATAATACGAGTGCTTTTCGCATGGAAAAAGAAGTTCCGTTAGTCGTACCAGAAGTTAATGAAGAAGCTTTGAAAGAGCATCGTGGGATCATTGCTAACCCAAATTGTTCAACGATCCAGATGGTCGTAGCGTTAGAACCGATCCGTCAAAAATATGGACTCAAACAAGTGATTGTTTCAACTTATCAAGCAGCTTCAGGTGCAGGACAATCGGCTTTAGAGGCGATGAAAACAGAAGCCCGTAACTATCTTTCTGGTCAAGAGATGCACGGAGAAGTCTTTCCTGTCAAAAGTGAACCAAAGCATTATCCGCTAGCTTTCAATCTCTTACCGCAGATCGATGTTTTTGAAGAAGATGGATATACTCACGAAGAGTGGAAGATGATCCACGAAACGAAAAAGATCATGTCAGGTGAGATGAATGATCCAACATTAAAGGTAACTGCGACATGTGTCCGTGTTCCAGTTGTGATCGGGCACGGAGAATCAGTTTATTTTACAACAAAAACGCCTGATGTGACTGTTAAAGATCTGCGTGCGCTTTTAGAAGTAGCTCCAGGAGTGGTGGTCCAAGATGATCCCAAACAACAACTCTATCCGCAACCGTTGACGGCAGAAGGCTCACGGGCAACTTATGTTGGTCGTTTACGGGCTGATCATGAAAATCCCGGAAGTTTTAATATGTGGGTCGTTTCCGATAACTTGCTGAAAGGAGCAGCCTGGAATACAGTTCAGATCGCTGAACGTTTAGTTGCAAATGAACTAGTCTCTGTTCCAGAAGATCCATATTTAGGTTGA
- the dapD gene encoding 2,3,4,5-tetrahydropyridine-2,6-dicarboxylate N-acetyltransferase: protein MTNLNAQEIIDFIANAEKKTPVKAYVNGDLAQLELPQDVKMFGTDKSAILFGDWKVLGPFLTANQALITEQEVEVLARNSAVPLLDQKNINARIEPGALIRDQVVIGDNAVIMMGAVINIGAEIGAGTMIDMGAILGGRALVGKNCHIGAGTVLAGVVEPASATPVVIEDDVLIGANAVVLEGVRVGKGAVVAAGAIVTKDVEPYSVVAGVPATFVKYTDEKIKEKTGLEEDLRKL from the coding sequence ATGACAAATTTAAATGCCCAAGAGATCATTGATTTTATTGCAAATGCTGAAAAAAAGACGCCAGTCAAAGCTTATGTGAACGGTGACTTAGCGCAACTTGAACTTCCGCAAGATGTTAAAATGTTTGGCACTGATAAGAGTGCGATCTTATTTGGTGATTGGAAAGTTCTAGGGCCATTTTTGACAGCCAATCAAGCTCTGATCACAGAGCAAGAAGTTGAAGTCTTAGCGCGCAATTCGGCTGTACCATTATTAGACCAAAAAAACATCAATGCACGGATCGAACCAGGGGCATTGATCAGAGATCAAGTCGTGATCGGAGATAATGCAGTGATCATGATGGGTGCAGTGATCAATATCGGCGCTGAGATCGGAGCAGGCACAATGATCGATATGGGAGCGATCTTAGGAGGTCGTGCTTTAGTCGGCAAAAACTGTCATATCGGCGCAGGTACTGTTTTAGCTGGTGTCGTTGAGCCAGCTTCTGCCACACCAGTTGTGATCGAAGATGATGTTTTGATCGGCGCTAATGCAGTCGTTTTAGAAGGTGTCAGAGTCGGCAAAGGTGCTGTCGTAGCCGCAGGTGCGATCGTAACTAAAGACGTCGAACCTTATAGTGTCGTAGCTGGGGTGCCGGCGACCTTTGTCAAATATACTGATGAAAAGATAAAGGAAAAGACTGGTCTTGAAGAAGATTTGAGAAAGTTGTGA